The proteins below are encoded in one region of Triticum aestivum cultivar Chinese Spring chromosome 1B, IWGSC CS RefSeq v2.1, whole genome shotgun sequence:
- the LOC123146003 gene encoding F-box protein At2g26160 has product MAAEKKPHLQPPALSWSSIPLELAGLVLGLLPAQADRARFAAVCPQWRAAARQQQRLPSPLPLIALPDGTFYSLPYTKPFRFPGCGFAGYQSACGSWLVFPRDDGCFLVDPFSRETVTLPPLSSVRLRPPNAVAKWSYEHGAKLADPYLTWMHVKDSEELHISKLVLCSKNLVAALVGIGYTSQILMCQPGALSWSVRAYDRCKGFEDMAFYRGKLYALTKDENLLMVNISQDHSTGDPQVSRFGQVIKGDPWFSYVFGTTTMLCKKLYLVESCGAMLMVRRTIFCRVPDDGGAVAGPSAFEVFKADFEHSGWVKVSTVGADQVLFLGRRCSRSLPFSQYGVPGDHILFLDDDEKNRTEYGYADENTSYGTYAMGSGRYRSVHPDISWKRGDEMHLAAWLFPHD; this is encoded by the coding sequence ATGGCGGCAGAGAAGAAACCCCACCTGCAGCCGCCGGCGCTGTCGTGGTCGTCCATCCCGCTGGAGCTGGCCGGCCTGGTGCTCGGCCTGCTCCCCGCGCAGGCCGACCGCGCCCGCTTCGCCGCGGTGTGCCCGCAGTGGCGTGCCGCCGCGAGGCAGCAGCAGCGGCTGCCCTCGCCGCTGCCGCTGATCGCGCTCCCCGACGGCACCTTCTACAGCCTCCCCTATACCAAGCCCTTCCGTTTCCCTGGCTGCGGCTTCGCCGGCTACCAGAGCGCCTGCGGCAGCTGGCTCGTCTTCCCCCGCGACGACGGCTGCTTCCTGGTCGACCCCTTCTCCAGGGAAACGGtgacgctccctcctctctccagcGTCCGGCTCCGGCCTCCGAATGCAGTCGCGAAATGGTCGTATGAGCATGGGGCAAAACTGGCCGACCCTTACCTCACATGGATGCATGTGAAGGACTCGGAAGAGCTGCATATCAGTAAGCTAGTCCTGTGCTCGAAGAATCTTGTTGCTGCCCTCGTCGGCATTGGATATACCAGTCAGATTCTGATGTGCCAGCCAGGGGCCTTGTCGTGGTCCGTACGCGCGTACGATCGGTGCAAGGGGTTTGAAGACATGGCATTCTACCGGGGCAAGCTCTACGCCCTCACCAAAGACGAGAACCTTCTTATGGTGAACATCAGCCAGGACCATAGCACCGGTGATCCACAGGTTTCTCGATTTGGACAAGTCATCAAGGGTGATCCATGGTTTTCATACGTGTTCGGCACCACCACCATGCTCTGCAAGAAGCTCTACCTGGTTGAATCCTGTGGGGCAATGCTGATGGTACGCAGGACGATTTTCTGCCGGGTTCCTGATGACGGTGGAGCTGTTGCTGGACCAAGCGCGTTCGAGGTTTTCAAGGCTGACTTTGAGCATTCAGGATGGGTCAAGGTGTCGACGGTGGGGGCTGACCAGGTGTTGTTTCTAGGGCGAAGGTGCTCCAGGTCATTGCCCTTCTCTCAGTATGGGGTCCCGGGTGATCACATCTTGTTTTTGGACGATGATGAGAAAAATCGTACGGAGTATGGCTATGCCGATGAGAACACTTCTTACGGCACCTATGCGATGGGATCCGGCAGGTACCGTTCTGTTCATCCAGACATTTCCTGGAAGCGTGGCGATGAAATGCATCTGGCAGCATGGCTCTTCCCTCATGATTGA